A segment of the Leptospira barantonii genome:
AGGCGTTCTTAAAGTGAACGACGAAGTTGAAATCATCGGTATCCGCCCGACTACTAAAACCGTAGTAACCGGTATCGAAATGTTCAGAAAACTTCTCGATCAAGCTGAAGCTGGTGACAACATCGGTGCTCTTCTTCGTGGAACTAAAAAAGAAGACATCGAAAGAGGACAAGTTCTCGCGAAGCCGGGTTCTATCACTCCTCACAAAAAGTTTGCCGCTGAGGTTTACGTTTTAACTAAGGATGAAGGCGGACGTCACACTCCGTTCATCAATAACTACCGTCCTCAGTTCTACTTCAGAACGACTGACGTAACCGGTGTTTGTAACCTTCCTAACGGTGTTGAGATGGTTATGCCTGGTGATAACGTTTCTCTGACTGTTGAATTGATCAGCCCGATCGCAATGGATAAAGGTCTCAAGTTCGCAATTCGCGAAGGCGGAAGAACCATCGGATCCGGCGTTGTCGCGGAAATCACCGAGTAAGAGCTCTCTGAAAATGGCCGGACAAAAAATTAGAGTAAAACTGAAAGCGTTCGACCATAGGTTGATTGATCAATCGACCTATGAGATCGTAGCAACTGCGAAAAGGACTGGAGCAACTGTCTCCGGTCCGATTCCTCTTCCTACTAAGAAAGAGATCTATACGGTTCTGCGTTCTCCGCACGTTAACAAAAAATCCAGAGAGCAGTTTGAATTAAAAACACACAAACGACTCATCGATATTCTGGATACCAATGAAGACACTGTAGAAGCTTTGATGAAACTTCAGCTTCCTGCAGGGGTATCCGTAGATATCAAATCCTGAAGGTAAGGAACGATGGCAAAGGGATTAATCGGCAAAAAAGTTGGAATGTCTCAGATATTTGACGAACAAGGGAATATCATTCCCGTAACTGTATTGGAAGTCGGACCCTGCGCCGTTTCCCAAGTCAAGTCTGTGGAAAGTGACGGATACGAAGCGATCCAATTAGCATTCCAAGACATTAAAGAAATTCAAATCTCAAAAGCGGAAAAGAACCACCTCGCAAAAGCGAGCCTTGGTCCTAAGAAAGTTTTGAGAGAATTCCGTAGTTTCGGAGATTCCCCTGCGGCAGGGTCGGTTCTGAAAATTCAGGATGTCTTCGCTGTTTCCGACGTGGTTAAAGTCACGGGAGTCAGCAAAGGAAGAGGATACCAAGGGGTTGTAAAACGCCATGGACACGCTGGGGGACCAGGTGGACACGGTTCTCGTTTTCACAGACATCCAGGTTCCATGGGAGCGAACTCAACTCCTTCTCGGGTTTTTAAAGGCGTTAAGCTTCCCGGAAGAACAGGTTCCCAACAAACTACAGTCCGGAATCTGAAAGTAGTCCGGATCAACGAAGAAAAGAATCTTGTGTTCGTAAGCGGGGCTGTTCCCGGCACTACAAACACAGTTATTACGATCGAGAAGATCTAAAATCCGGGTTAGATATGAAAGCACAGAAGTATTCTAAAGAAGGAAAACTGATTTCTGAAATCGAACTTCCTTCCGCACTCTTTGAAAGCAAACTCAGCGTAGCTTCCATTTACGAAGCGATTAAATCTGAGAATGCGAATCTGCGTTCAGGTAACCACGCAACGAAAACCAGATCGGAAGTTCGCGGTGGTGGTAAAAAGCCTTGGTCTCAAAAAGGGACCGGCCGCGCAAGACAAGGTTCCACTCGCGCTCCTCATTGGGTCGGCGGGGGAACGGTTCACGGGCCTCAAAAAAGAGACTATTCTTATAAAGTTTCTTCCAAACTCAAACACAGAGCCGTG
Coding sequences within it:
- the rpsJ gene encoding 30S ribosomal protein S10 yields the protein MAGQKIRVKLKAFDHRLIDQSTYEIVATAKRTGATVSGPIPLPTKKEIYTVLRSPHVNKKSREQFELKTHKRLIDILDTNEDTVEALMKLQLPAGVSVDIKS
- the rplC gene encoding 50S ribosomal protein L3, producing the protein MAKGLIGKKVGMSQIFDEQGNIIPVTVLEVGPCAVSQVKSVESDGYEAIQLAFQDIKEIQISKAEKNHLAKASLGPKKVLREFRSFGDSPAAGSVLKIQDVFAVSDVVKVTGVSKGRGYQGVVKRHGHAGGPGGHGSRFHRHPGSMGANSTPSRVFKGVKLPGRTGSQQTTVRNLKVVRINEEKNLVFVSGAVPGTTNTVITIEKI
- the rplD gene encoding 50S ribosomal protein L4, with the protein product MKAQKYSKEGKLISEIELPSALFESKLSVASIYEAIKSENANLRSGNHATKTRSEVRGGGKKPWSQKGTGRARQGSTRAPHWVGGGTVHGPQKRDYSYKVSSKLKHRAVLSILGKKAQASAVKVIEDLDPKEFSTKSFDSIFKNMNLRNTGVIGFLVQGENDFVKKSVRNIPTVKYINSKRISCRDILYNRNLVITEAALKEMLTQYGAQK